The following proteins are co-located in the Longimicrobiaceae bacterium genome:
- a CDS encoding Trm112 family protein — MHILLTDVLRCPRCGPEFGLVLLADGVEDRRVSGGRLGCANCREAYPIRGGETDLRVPGGERLPEAEGARGGEEEAVRLAALLGLTEAWGSVLLVGAGADLADSLAALVPGVEVVRAVGRPEEGGA; from the coding sequence ATGCACATCCTCCTCACCGACGTTCTCCGCTGCCCGCGGTGCGGGCCGGAGTTCGGGCTGGTCCTCCTCGCGGACGGCGTGGAGGACCGGCGCGTTTCCGGGGGACGGCTCGGGTGCGCCAACTGCCGGGAGGCGTACCCCATCCGCGGGGGGGAGACGGACCTGCGCGTTCCCGGCGGCGAGCGGCTCCCGGAGGCGGAGGGCGCGCGGGGCGGGGAGGAGGAGGCGGTGCGCCTGGCGGCGCTGCTGGGGCTCACGGAGGCGTGGGGCTCCGTGCTCCTGGTGGGGGCCGGAGCGGATCTTGCGGACTCCCTGGCCGCGCTGGTTCCCGGGGTGGAAGTGGTGCGGGCGGTGGGGCGGCCGGAGGAGGGCGGGGCA